A genomic segment from Nicotiana tabacum cultivar K326 chromosome 9, ASM71507v2, whole genome shotgun sequence encodes:
- the LOC107811531 gene encoding F-box protein At2g27310-like, protein MSSCSTTTTTADDGGRTAITAVHPDIIQTLILTKLDGPTLISTSFASSQLKNLCSDDILWKNICNSYWPSTSNPLVQNAISTFPSGHRSFFSDSFPAILHHNNTNICRTEYRNFLTPELISAVDIHFEENLLYSKVVKTETKSNWFMSSPLRVDLLGHKETITTPVKFDSDDGTCKLRLQENMKLSWILIDPKKNRAVNMSSLQPVSVRRHWLTGELKVRYSTVMASGADAGDGGGLVQCGIVVTCEGKEGGELHVREVSMQVEDMDGKVLCGKDSLVIVQEAMEGGRKKGKEGEEKERYEKFLELRKLWRERKQRREKRLDMVCIFSGITIFISFWTLIVLGSRSNGSYFS, encoded by the coding sequence ATGTCATCTTgttccaccaccaccaccacggCTGACGACGGCGGAAGGACGGCGATCACTGCCGTCCATCCCGACATCATACAAACCCTAATCTTAACCAAACTCGACGGCCCAACTCTTATTTCCACCAGTTTCGCTTCTTCACAACTTAAAAATCTCTGTTCCGATGATATTCTCTGGAAAAATATTTGCAACTCTTATTGGCCATCTACCTCTAACCCTCTAGTCCAAAACGCCATCTCCACCTTCCCCTCCGGTCACCGGTCATTTTTCTCCGACTCCTTTCCCGCCATCCTCCACCATAATAATACTAATATATGTCGTACCGAATACCGAAATTTTTTAACACCGGAGTTGATATCAGCTGTTGatattcactttgaggaaaattTATTATACTCAAAAGTAGTGAAAACAGAGACGAAAAGTAATTGGTTTATGAGTTCGCCGCTTAGagttgaccttttgggtcataaAGAGACGATAACGACGCCGGTAAAATTCGACAGCGATGACGGAACTTGCAAATTACGTTTACAGGAGAATATGAAATTGAGCTGGATTTTAATTGATCCAAAGAAAAATCGAGCTGTGAATATGTCGAGTTTGCAGCCGGTATCCGTCCGGCGACATTGGTTAACCGGAGAATTGAAGGTTCGGTATTCGACGGTGATGGCTTCTGGCGCCGACGCCGGCGACGGAGGAGGGTTGGTGCAGTGTGGAATAGTAGTCACGTGCGAAGGGAAGGAAGGAGGTGAGTTGCACGTGAGGGAAGTGAGCATGCAAGTAGAGGACATGGATGGGAAAGTTTTATGTGGGAAGGATAGTTTGGTAATTGTACAAGAGGCTATGGAAGGAGGAAGGAAGAAGggaaaagaaggagaagaaaaagaaaggtatGAGAAATTTTTGGAATTAAGGAAATTATGGAGGGAAAGGAAACAAAGGAGAGAAAAAAGATTAGATATGGTGTGTATATTTAGTGGGATTacaatttttatttctttttggactTTGATTGTGTTAGGTTCAAGAAGTAATGGTAGTTATTTTAGTTAG